In Streptomyces sp. NBC_00569, a single genomic region encodes these proteins:
- the kdpB gene encoding potassium-transporting ATPase subunit KdpB: MSTATPTRAPHSDVPSGHTQEGRVGGGLFDPKQLLRSLPDACRKLDPRVMVKSPVMFVVLVGSVLTTVFSFKDPSDWFGWTISAWLWLTVIFANLAEAVAEGRGKAQADTLRKAKTDTVARRLAGSTEEQVPGTELRIGDLVVCEAGDIIPGDGDVVEGVASVDESAITGESAPVIRESGGDRSAVTGGTKVLSDRIVIKITTKPGETFIDRMIALVEGAARQKTPNEIALNILLASLTIVFLLAVVTLPPFADYAGKHLTMVVLVALLVCLIPTTIGALLSAIGIAGMDRLVQRNVLAMSGRAVEAAGDVSTLLLDKTGTITLGNRQAAEFVPVRGVTAAALADAAQLSSLADETPEGRSIVVLAKEKYGLRERHQGELAGAEWIAFTAQTRMSGVDVDGRKTRKGAAGSVIAWVKERGGQVAPDADTLTDSISEAGGTPLLVAVEDVDGARVLGVIHLKDVVKDGMRERFAELRRMGIKTVMITGDNPLTAKAIAEEAGVDDFLAEATPEDKMALIKREQAGGKLVAMTGDGTNDAPALAQADVGVAMNTGTSAAKEAGNMVDLDSNPTKLIEIVEIGKQLLITRGALTTFSIANDVAKYFAIIPALFAAVYPGLDKLNIMQLSSPDSAILSAVVFNALIIIALVPLALKGVRYRPMSADRMLRRNLGIYGLGGLIAPFIGIKLIDLLISLIPGIG, translated from the coding sequence ATGTCCACAGCCACTCCCACGCGGGCGCCGCACAGCGACGTGCCCTCCGGGCACACACAGGAAGGCCGGGTCGGCGGCGGGCTGTTCGACCCGAAGCAGCTCCTGAGGTCGCTGCCGGACGCCTGCCGCAAGCTCGATCCGCGCGTCATGGTCAAGTCGCCCGTGATGTTCGTGGTGCTCGTCGGCTCGGTCCTGACGACCGTGTTCTCCTTCAAGGACCCGTCCGACTGGTTCGGCTGGACGATCAGCGCCTGGCTGTGGCTCACCGTGATCTTCGCGAACCTGGCGGAGGCGGTGGCCGAGGGCCGCGGCAAGGCGCAGGCGGACACGTTGCGCAAGGCCAAGACCGACACCGTCGCCCGGCGTCTGGCCGGTTCCACGGAGGAGCAGGTGCCGGGCACCGAGCTGCGCATCGGCGACCTCGTCGTCTGCGAGGCGGGCGACATCATCCCCGGCGACGGTGACGTCGTCGAAGGCGTCGCCTCCGTGGACGAGTCGGCCATCACCGGTGAATCGGCCCCCGTCATCCGGGAGTCGGGCGGTGACCGCAGCGCGGTCACGGGCGGCACGAAGGTCCTCTCCGACCGCATCGTCATCAAGATCACGACGAAGCCCGGCGAGACGTTCATCGACCGGATGATCGCCCTGGTCGAGGGCGCGGCCCGCCAGAAGACGCCCAACGAGATCGCGTTGAACATCCTTCTCGCGTCCCTCACCATCGTGTTCCTGCTCGCCGTGGTGACCCTGCCGCCGTTCGCGGACTACGCGGGCAAGCACCTCACCATGGTCGTCCTGGTGGCCCTCCTCGTCTGCCTCATCCCGACGACGATCGGCGCACTGCTCTCGGCGATCGGCATCGCGGGCATGGACCGCCTGGTCCAGCGCAACGTCCTCGCCATGTCCGGCCGGGCGGTCGAGGCCGCGGGCGACGTGTCGACCCTGCTCCTCGACAAGACCGGCACCATCACGCTCGGCAACCGGCAGGCCGCCGAGTTCGTGCCCGTCAGGGGCGTCACCGCGGCCGCACTCGCCGACGCCGCGCAGTTGTCCTCGCTGGCCGACGAGACCCCCGAGGGCCGTTCCATCGTGGTTCTCGCGAAGGAGAAGTACGGGCTGCGTGAACGCCACCAGGGCGAGCTGGCCGGCGCCGAATGGATCGCCTTCACCGCCCAGACCCGCATGTCGGGAGTGGACGTCGACGGGCGCAAGACCCGTAAGGGCGCGGCCGGTTCGGTCATCGCCTGGGTGAAGGAGCGCGGCGGCCAGGTCGCCCCGGACGCCGACACCCTCACCGACTCCATCTCGGAGGCGGGTGGCACGCCGCTGCTCGTGGCGGTCGAGGACGTCGACGGCGCGCGGGTGCTCGGTGTCATCCACCTCAAGGACGTCGTCAAGGACGGCATGCGGGAGCGGTTCGCCGAGCTGCGCCGCATGGGCATCAAGACCGTCATGATCACCGGCGACAACCCGCTGACGGCGAAGGCGATCGCCGAGGAGGCGGGCGTCGACGACTTCCTCGCGGAGGCGACTCCCGAGGACAAGATGGCTCTCATCAAGCGGGAGCAGGCGGGCGGAAAGCTGGTCGCGATGACCGGCGACGGCACGAACGACGCCCCCGCGCTCGCGCAGGCTGATGTCGGCGTGGCCATGAACACGGGTACGTCGGCCGCGAAGGAGGCCGGCAACATGGTCGACCTCGACTCCAACCCGACCAAGCTCATCGAGATCGTCGAGATCGGCAAGCAACTCCTCATCACCCGGGGCGCGTTGACGACGTTCTCCATCGCCAACGACGTCGCGAAGTACTTCGCGATCATCCCGGCGCTGTTCGCGGCGGTCTACCCGGGCCTGGACAAGCTCAACATCATGCAGTTGTCCTCGCCCGACTCCGCGATCCTGTCCGCGGTCGTCTTCAACGCGCTCATCATCATCGCGCTCGTACCCCTCGCCCTGAAGGGCGTCCGGTACCGGCCGATGAGCGCGGACCGGATGCTGCGACGCAACCTCGGGATCTACGGCCTCGGCGGTCTGATCGCGCCGTTCATCGGCATCAAGCTCATCGACCTCCTCATCTCACTCATCCCCGGGATCGGCTGA
- a CDS encoding potassium-transporting ATPase subunit C — MNNSVKNTARLLGAGLRALLVLTLVCGVIYPLAVTGVAQALFHNKANGSEIKSEGKVVGSSLIGQRYDLPLKKGQETAEPDLKWFQPRPSNGLGTNSVNTQYKLILSGATNLSGDNKDLIDQVEAAQKAVIKDNSTATYKVRKADVPADAVTSSGSGLDPDISPAYADLQVHRVAERNGLSVSQVDKLVRDHTSSRILGFVGEPRVNVLELNIALKELAAKN; from the coding sequence ATGAACAACTCGGTTAAGAACACCGCCCGGTTGCTCGGGGCCGGGCTGCGTGCCCTCCTCGTGCTGACACTGGTCTGCGGGGTCATCTACCCGCTCGCTGTCACGGGGGTCGCCCAGGCCCTCTTCCACAACAAGGCCAACGGCTCCGAGATCAAGTCCGAGGGCAAGGTCGTCGGCTCGTCTCTCATCGGCCAGCGCTACGACCTGCCGCTCAAGAAGGGTCAGGAGACCGCGGAACCCGACCTCAAATGGTTCCAGCCGCGCCCCTCCAACGGCCTGGGCACCAACAGCGTCAACACCCAGTACAAGCTGATCCTGTCCGGAGCCACCAACCTGTCCGGCGACAACAAGGACCTCATCGACCAGGTCGAGGCCGCACAGAAGGCCGTCATCAAGGACAACTCCACGGCCACCTACAAGGTGAGGAAGGCGGACGTACCCGCCGACGCGGTCACCTCCTCCGGCTCCGGCCTCGACCCGGACATCTCCCCGGCGTACGCGGACCTCCAGGTCCACCGTGTCGCGGAGCGGAACGGACTGTCCGTCAGCCAGGTGGACAAGCTCGTCAGGGACCACACCAGCAGCCGCATCCTCGGCTTCGTGGGCGAGCCCCGTGTCAACGTCCTCGAACTCAACATCGCGCTCAAGGAATTGGCCGCGAAGAACTGA
- a CDS encoding nucleoside deaminase, whose product MDFAQRTIDLARRNVEEGGRPFATVIVKDGEILAESPNRVAQTSDPTAHAEILAVRDACRKLGTEHLVGATIYVLAHPCPMCLGSLYYCSPDEVVFLTTRDAYEPHYVDDRKYFELDSFYGEFAKDYTERRLPMRHEPRDSAVDVYRLWQERNGGRRRVPGAPRA is encoded by the coding sequence ATGGACTTCGCCCAGCGCACCATCGACCTCGCCCGCCGGAACGTCGAAGAGGGCGGACGCCCCTTCGCCACCGTCATCGTCAAGGACGGCGAGATCCTCGCCGAGAGCCCCAACAGGGTCGCCCAGACCTCCGACCCCACCGCGCACGCGGAAATCCTCGCCGTCCGCGACGCCTGCCGCAAGCTCGGCACCGAGCACCTGGTCGGCGCCACCATCTACGTACTCGCCCACCCCTGCCCGATGTGCCTGGGTTCGCTGTACTACTGCTCCCCCGACGAGGTCGTCTTCCTCACCACCCGCGACGCGTACGAGCCGCACTACGTCGACGACCGCAAGTACTTCGAACTCGATTCCTTCTACGGCGAGTTCGCCAAGGACTACACCGAGCGGCGCCTGCCCATGCGCCACGAGCCGCGGGACAGCGCCGTCGACGTGTACCGGCTGTGGCAGGAGCGCAACGGCGGCAGGCGCCGCGTGCCCGGGGCGCCGAGGGCCTGA
- a CDS encoding aldo/keto reductase, protein MRYRELGRSGMSVSEIGYGAWGIGASGWVGATEDESVRALHRAVDLGVNFIDTARGYGESERIVGRVVRERAGDDVLVATKVPPMNRIWPAPDGIDPAEAFPGAHIRESVETSLRVSGLDHFDVVQFHVWSDEWVGRGDWLQTVEELKKEGKIRLFGVSVNDHQPDNALALVRSGAVDTVQVIYNIFDQAPADALLPACEEHGVGVIVRVALDEGGLTGRITAGATFPEGDFRARYFRDDRPAQVERKVAAIVADLGIAPDEIAENALRFVLSSPAVSTVIPGMRSVRNVERNTALSDGRPLTADRLAVLAGHRWQRNFYL, encoded by the coding sequence GTGCGCTACCGCGAGCTGGGCCGCAGCGGGATGTCCGTGTCCGAGATCGGCTACGGCGCCTGGGGCATCGGCGCGTCCGGGTGGGTGGGCGCCACCGAGGACGAGTCCGTACGCGCCCTGCACCGGGCCGTCGACCTCGGGGTGAACTTCATCGACACCGCCCGCGGCTACGGCGAGAGCGAGCGGATCGTGGGCCGGGTCGTGCGCGAACGGGCAGGCGACGATGTGCTGGTGGCGACCAAGGTGCCGCCGATGAACAGGATCTGGCCCGCGCCCGACGGCATCGACCCCGCCGAGGCGTTCCCCGGCGCCCACATACGCGAGAGCGTGGAGACCAGTCTGCGGGTCAGTGGCCTCGACCACTTCGACGTGGTGCAGTTCCACGTCTGGAGCGACGAGTGGGTGGGCCGGGGCGACTGGCTGCAGACGGTCGAAGAGCTGAAGAAGGAGGGGAAGATCCGCCTCTTCGGCGTTTCCGTCAACGATCACCAGCCGGACAACGCACTCGCCCTCGTACGCAGCGGCGCCGTCGACACCGTGCAGGTCATCTACAACATCTTCGACCAGGCACCCGCCGACGCGTTGCTGCCCGCGTGCGAAGAACACGGCGTCGGTGTCATCGTCCGCGTGGCGCTGGACGAGGGCGGGCTCACGGGCCGGATCACCGCAGGAGCGACCTTCCCCGAAGGCGACTTCCGTGCCCGCTACTTCCGCGACGACCGGCCGGCGCAGGTGGAGCGGAAGGTCGCCGCCATCGTCGCCGACCTCGGCATCGCGCCCGACGAGATCGCCGAGAACGCGCTGCGCTTCGTGCTGAGTTCGCCCGCCGTCTCCACGGTCATCCCCGGCATGCGCTCCGTGCGCAACGTCGAGCGCAACACGGCGCTGAGCGACGGACGGCCGCTGACCGCCGACCGACTCGCCGTGCTGGCGGGGCACCGCTGGCAGCGCAACTTCTACCTGTGA
- a CDS encoding CsbD family protein: MADKGGMDKVKGKAKEMTGKVTGDRRKEASGRADQAKGEAKKAMGEAHDRARGVQDSIRRDGS; the protein is encoded by the coding sequence ATGGCTGACAAGGGCGGCATGGACAAGGTCAAGGGCAAGGCCAAGGAGATGACCGGTAAGGTCACCGGCGATCGCCGCAAGGAGGCCTCGGGCCGCGCCGACCAGGCGAAGGGCGAGGCCAAGAAGGCCATGGGAGAAGCCCACGACCGCGCCCGAGGAGTCCAGGACTCCATCCGTCGCGACGGCTCCTGA
- the cynS gene encoding cyanase, which yields MPHAQFDPTARETLAVAAVDAKTRKDLTWQQIADVAGLSPAFVTAAVLGQHALPQTSAEAVAELLGLDEDAALLLQTIPTRGSIPGGIPTDPTIYRFYEMLQVYGTTLKALVHEQFGDGIISAINFKLDVKKVADPEGGERAVITLDGKYLPTKPF from the coding sequence ATGCCGCACGCCCAGTTCGACCCCACCGCCCGCGAGACCCTCGCCGTCGCCGCCGTCGACGCCAAGACCCGCAAGGACCTGACCTGGCAGCAGATCGCCGACGTCGCCGGGCTGTCGCCGGCCTTCGTCACCGCGGCCGTGCTCGGCCAGCACGCCCTTCCGCAGACGTCCGCCGAGGCCGTCGCGGAACTCCTCGGTCTCGACGAGGACGCCGCCCTGCTGCTCCAGACGATCCCGACGCGCGGTTCGATCCCCGGCGGCATTCCGACCGACCCGACCATCTACCGCTTCTACGAGATGCTCCAGGTCTACGGCACCACCCTCAAGGCCCTCGTCCACGAGCAGTTCGGCGACGGCATCATCAGCGCGATCAACTTCAAGCTCGACGTGAAGAAGGTCGCCGACCCCGAGGGCGGCGAGCGCGCCGTCATCACCCTCGACGGCAAGTACCTGCCGACGAAGCCTTTCTGA
- a CDS encoding excinuclease ABC subunit UvrA gives MSMAEGTQAQSPALHAADSHDLIRVHGARVNNLKDVSVELPKRRLTVFTGVSGSGKSSLVFGTIAAESQRMINETYSTFVQGFMPTLARPEVDVLDGLTTAIIVGQERMGGDARSTVGTATDANAMLRILFSRLGKPHIGSAKAFSFNVASISGAGAVTVERGGEKVKERRSFSIVGGMCPRCEGRGSVTDFDLTALYDDSKSLSEGALTVPGYSVDGWYGRIFRGCGFFDPDKPIRKFTKKELHDLLHKAPTKIKVDGVNLTYEGLIPKIQKSMLSKDIDSLQPHIRAFVERAMTFTSCPDCGGTRLSEAARSSKIKKISIADACSMQISDLAEWVRALKEPSVAPLLKALGDTLDSFVEIGLGYLGLDRPAGTLSGGEAQRVKMIRHLGSSLTDVTYVFDEPTIGLHPHDIQRMNDLLLRLRDKGNTVLVVEHKPEAIAIADHVVDLGPRAGTEGGEVVFEGSVEGLRASDTLTGQHLDDRATLKPAVRTPTGKLGVRGAGTNNLQDVDVDIPLGVLTVVTGVAGSGKSSLIHGSVSGQEGVVTVDQAAIRGSRRSNPATYTGLLDPIRKAFAKANGVKPALFSANSEGACPTCNGAGVIYTDLAMMAGVASTCDECEGKRFQASVLDYHFGGRDISEVLAMSVAEAEEFFGAGEARTPAAQKILQRMADVGLGYLTLGQPLTTLSGGERQRLKLATHMAEKGGVYVLDEPTTGLHLADVEQLLGLLDRLVDSGKSVIVIEHHQAVMAHADWIIDLGPGAGHDGGRIVFEGTPAELVADRSTLTGEHLAAYVGG, from the coding sequence ATGAGCATGGCCGAGGGGACGCAGGCGCAGTCACCTGCGCTGCACGCTGCCGACAGCCACGACCTGATCCGCGTGCACGGTGCGCGCGTGAACAACCTCAAGGACGTCAGCGTCGAGCTCCCGAAGCGCCGGCTGACGGTGTTCACCGGTGTCTCCGGCTCGGGCAAGAGTTCGCTGGTCTTCGGCACGATCGCCGCGGAGTCGCAGCGGATGATCAACGAGACCTACAGCACGTTCGTCCAGGGCTTCATGCCGACGCTGGCCAGGCCCGAGGTCGACGTGCTCGACGGTCTGACGACCGCGATCATCGTCGGCCAGGAGCGGATGGGCGGCGACGCCCGCTCCACGGTCGGCACGGCCACCGACGCCAACGCGATGCTGCGCATCCTCTTCAGCCGGCTCGGCAAGCCGCACATCGGCTCGGCCAAGGCGTTCTCCTTCAACGTCGCCTCGATCAGCGGCGCGGGCGCGGTCACCGTCGAGCGCGGCGGCGAGAAGGTGAAGGAGCGACGCAGCTTCAGCATCGTCGGCGGCATGTGTCCGCGCTGCGAGGGCCGGGGCTCGGTCACGGACTTCGACCTGACGGCGCTGTACGACGACAGCAAGTCACTCAGCGAGGGCGCGCTCACCGTCCCCGGCTACAGCGTCGACGGCTGGTACGGCCGGATCTTCCGCGGCTGCGGCTTCTTCGACCCGGACAAGCCGATCCGCAAGTTCACCAAGAAGGAACTGCACGACCTGCTCCACAAGGCGCCGACCAAGATCAAGGTCGACGGCGTCAACCTGACGTACGAGGGTCTGATCCCGAAGATCCAGAAGTCGATGCTGTCCAAGGACATCGACTCGCTTCAGCCGCACATCCGCGCCTTCGTGGAGCGGGCGATGACGTTCACGTCCTGCCCCGACTGCGGCGGTACGCGGCTGAGCGAGGCGGCCCGGTCGTCGAAGATCAAGAAGATCAGCATCGCCGACGCCTGTTCGATGCAGATCAGCGACCTCGCCGAGTGGGTGCGGGCCCTGAAGGAGCCTTCGGTGGCGCCGCTGCTGAAGGCGCTCGGGGACACCCTCGACTCGTTCGTGGAGATCGGGCTCGGCTACCTCGGCCTCGACCGCCCGGCGGGCACGCTCTCGGGCGGTGAGGCGCAGCGCGTCAAGATGATCCGCCACCTCGGGTCGTCCCTGACGGATGTCACGTACGTCTTCGACGAGCCGACGATCGGGCTGCACCCGCACGACATCCAGCGCATGAACGACCTGCTGCTGCGGCTGCGGGACAAGGGCAACACGGTGCTGGTCGTCGAGCACAAGCCGGAGGCGATCGCGATCGCCGATCACGTCGTCGACCTCGGCCCGCGGGCGGGCACCGAGGGCGGCGAGGTGGTGTTCGAGGGCTCGGTCGAGGGGCTGCGGGCCAGTGACACGCTCACCGGGCAGCATCTGGACGACCGCGCGACGCTGAAGCCCGCGGTGCGCACGCCGACGGGGAAGCTGGGGGTGCGCGGCGCGGGCACCAACAACCTCCAGGACGTCGACGTCGACATCCCGCTCGGCGTACTGACCGTCGTCACCGGCGTCGCGGGCTCGGGCAAGAGCTCGCTGATCCACGGCTCCGTGTCCGGGCAGGAAGGCGTGGTCACGGTCGACCAGGCCGCGATCCGCGGCTCGCGGCGCAGCAACCCGGCGACGTACACCGGGCTGCTCGACCCGATCCGCAAGGCGTTCGCCAAGGCCAACGGCGTGAAGCCGGCGCTGTTCAGCGCGAACTCCGAGGGTGCCTGCCCCACCTGCAACGGCGCGGGCGTCATCTACACCGACCTGGCGATGATGGCCGGCGTCGCCTCCACCTGTGACGAGTGCGAGGGGAAGCGGTTCCAGGCGTCGGTTCTCGACTACCACTTCGGCGGGCGCGACATCAGCGAGGTACTCGCGATGTCGGTGGCGGAGGCCGAGGAGTTCTTCGGCGCCGGGGAGGCACGCACGCCGGCCGCGCAGAAGATCCTTCAGCGGATGGCCGACGTCGGACTCGGCTACCTCACGCTGGGACAGCCGCTCACCACGCTGTCCGGCGGCGAGCGGCAGCGGCTCAAGCTGGCGACGCACATGGCCGAGAAGGGCGGGGTCTACGTCCTCGACGAGCCGACGACCGGCCTCCACCTCGCCGACGTCGAGCAACTGCTCGGCCTGCTCGACCGGCTCGTCGACTCCGGCAAGTCCGTGATCGTCATCGAGCACCACCAGGCGGTCATGGCCCACGCCGACTGGATCATCGACCTCGGTCCCGGCGCCGGTCACGACGGCGGACGGATCGTCTTCGAGGGCACACCCGCCGAACTCGTCGCGGACCGCTCCACCCTGACCGGTGAGCATCTCGCGGCGTACGTGGGCGGCTGA
- a CDS encoding ATP-binding protein yields MADVWTRKAGDSAPSAEKRGQMPGPLVGRERESQDLCALLENHRLVTVAGEVGVGKSRLAAEAVADVAAHGAGRRVLGVGEGRPVVGGVGAQGAGPRIVVVRWPEGGRDAGAGAGPGSPASMTAAVMEAAAGIRGRRGAAGVGALADRLRAADVLLFLDDVDPVHAECVGLVQTLLEFVPSLRVLVTARRPLGLGGEAVLRLAPLGAEPADGHGTAPAVELFLDRFLDRCLERADASFDADDSDLSAVADICRYVGGLPLALELAAEQAARSSVGEVAERLKEHQCWLSAPDMEAPRHRSLRDAVAAAYVLCDRDERIVWARASILAGEFDESTAAFVCAGGGLAQARVPACLTRLAAVGVLTPVRDPGGIREPRYRMAPAAHDFGGERLREAREFEVAAERRAIHFHRVAALAENLWSLGSQPQAVRLVLDEAEGLRAMLEYAPRQPELAAAALESVLNLWFWWAVYDAADDGRRHLLRLLPMCRSDTLLIARGLCLSAWLTAYGDPHGASELLQHAWPAAVLAGDDATIGRIAHVQGMLALHEGDLERATEQFQEAASTIPPHVSGGLPPAVSLAALAVTQAEHTPRAARLSARRALSQPGIRGDAWACLVARYAQAFVDHSDGRTGRARLRAHRALAALDSRLPAPHGCAALRDLITDIDRGSRSGLPGATVPRGLTGIAIPAQAGSGILG; encoded by the coding sequence ATGGCGGACGTGTGGACACGCAAGGCCGGCGACAGCGCGCCGTCGGCGGAGAAGCGCGGACAGATGCCCGGTCCGCTGGTGGGCCGGGAGCGGGAGTCGCAGGACCTGTGCGCGCTCCTGGAGAACCATCGACTGGTGACGGTGGCCGGCGAGGTCGGCGTGGGCAAGAGCCGGCTCGCGGCGGAGGCGGTCGCGGATGTCGCGGCGCACGGAGCGGGGCGGCGCGTGCTCGGCGTGGGCGAGGGGCGGCCGGTGGTCGGCGGCGTCGGCGCGCAGGGGGCCGGGCCGCGCATCGTCGTCGTCCGCTGGCCGGAGGGCGGGCGGGACGCCGGGGCCGGCGCCGGGCCGGGCTCGCCCGCCTCGATGACCGCCGCCGTCATGGAGGCGGCGGCCGGGATCCGAGGGCGGCGGGGAGCGGCCGGTGTCGGTGCTCTCGCCGATCGCTTGCGCGCCGCTGACGTGCTGCTCTTCCTCGACGACGTCGATCCGGTCCATGCCGAGTGCGTGGGGCTGGTGCAGACACTGCTGGAGTTCGTGCCGTCGCTGCGCGTCCTGGTGACCGCGCGCCGGCCCCTCGGCCTGGGCGGCGAGGCCGTGCTGCGCCTGGCGCCGCTCGGCGCCGAGCCCGCGGACGGACACGGGACCGCGCCTGCCGTGGAGCTGTTCCTGGACCGTTTCCTCGACCGATGCCTGGAGCGGGCGGACGCCTCGTTCGACGCAGACGATTCGGACCTGAGCGCGGTGGCGGACATCTGCCGGTACGTGGGCGGCCTTCCGCTCGCGCTCGAGCTGGCCGCGGAGCAGGCCGCCAGAAGCAGCGTGGGGGAGGTCGCGGAACGGCTCAAGGAACACCAGTGCTGGCTGAGCGCACCGGACATGGAGGCTCCCCGGCATCGCTCGCTGCGGGACGCCGTCGCCGCGGCCTACGTGCTGTGCGACCGCGATGAGCGGATCGTGTGGGCCCGCGCCAGCATCCTGGCCGGGGAATTCGACGAGTCGACGGCGGCGTTCGTCTGCGCCGGCGGCGGACTCGCCCAGGCCCGGGTGCCGGCCTGCCTGACCCGGCTCGCCGCGGTCGGCGTCCTGACTCCGGTACGCGACCCCGGCGGCATCCGCGAACCCCGCTACCGCATGGCCCCCGCCGCCCACGACTTCGGCGGCGAACGGCTGCGTGAGGCAAGGGAGTTCGAGGTCGCCGCCGAACGCCGCGCGATCCACTTCCACCGTGTGGCCGCCCTCGCCGAGAACCTGTGGAGCCTCGGCAGTCAACCGCAGGCCGTACGACTCGTCCTGGACGAGGCCGAAGGGCTCAGGGCGATGCTGGAGTACGCGCCCCGCCAGCCCGAACTCGCGGCGGCCGCCCTGGAGTCCGTACTGAACCTGTGGTTCTGGTGGGCGGTCTACGACGCCGCCGACGATGGGCGTCGCCATCTGCTGCGGCTGCTCCCGATGTGCCGCTCGGACACCCTCCTGATCGCGCGCGGCCTGTGCCTCTCGGCCTGGCTCACGGCGTACGGCGACCCGCACGGGGCGAGCGAGCTGCTCCAGCACGCGTGGCCGGCCGCGGTCCTGGCCGGGGACGACGCGACCATCGGGCGGATCGCGCATGTCCAGGGCATGCTGGCGCTCCATGAGGGCGACCTGGAACGGGCCACCGAGCAGTTCCAGGAGGCGGCGAGCACGATCCCGCCGCACGTGTCCGGCGGTCTGCCGCCCGCGGTGAGCCTGGCCGCTCTCGCCGTGACGCAGGCGGAGCACACGCCGCGGGCGGCGCGGCTGAGCGCCCGCCGCGCCCTGAGCCAGCCCGGCATCCGCGGTGACGCCTGGGCCTGCCTCGTCGCCCGGTACGCCCAGGCGTTCGTCGACCACAGCGACGGCCGCACCGGCAGGGCCCGTCTGCGTGCGCACCGCGCGCTCGCCGCCCTGGACAGCCGGCTGCCGGCACCGCACGGCTGCGCCGCGTTGCGGGATCTGATCACCGACATCGACCGGGGGAGCCGTAGCGGCCTGCCGGGGGCGACTGTGCCACGGGGGCTCACGGGGATCGCGATCCCCGCGCAGGCCGGCAGCGGCATCCTGGGCTGA
- a CDS encoding VOC family protein — MTTSSTQGIKTVLHPVSDLAKAKAVYVALLGTEPTADAPYYVGFDVAGQHIGLVPGGGGMTSPVTYWHVPDIEAKLAEVTAAGAVVKEAAHDVGGGRLVATFTDADGNVLGLLQDS, encoded by the coding sequence ATGACCACCTCTTCCACCCAGGGGATCAAGACCGTGCTGCACCCCGTCTCCGACCTGGCGAAGGCCAAGGCGGTGTACGTCGCCCTGCTCGGCACCGAGCCGACGGCCGACGCGCCCTACTACGTCGGCTTCGACGTCGCGGGCCAGCACATCGGGCTCGTGCCCGGTGGCGGGGGCATGACCTCGCCGGTGACCTACTGGCACGTGCCGGACATCGAGGCGAAGCTCGCCGAGGTCACGGCCGCGGGTGCCGTCGTGAAGGAGGCCGCGCACGACGTCGGCGGCGGCCGCCTCGTCGCCACCTTCACCGACGCCGACGGCAACGTCCTCGGGCTGCTCCAGGACAGCTGA
- a CDS encoding formylglycine-generating enzyme family protein, translating to MVRVPSGTVDLRDDRRGTRWTTDIAPFLLGRHPVTADLLRSATGADPAPATSGDSPVTNVSWLDAIDMCNAISARSGLNPVYTRDADGGEVTCDWNADGYRLPTEAEWQYACKAGTEGYRYGAIDDIAWYADNSGGGVRDVGGKAPNAWGLHDMLGNVWEWCWDLYDEEVYGAYRIFRGGGWAESERGCGASVRRRSHPTFAIDDLGFRLARTV from the coding sequence ATGGTGCGCGTCCCCAGTGGCACCGTCGATCTACGGGACGACCGGCGCGGCACGCGCTGGACGACGGACATCGCCCCCTTCCTGCTCGGCCGCCACCCCGTCACGGCCGATCTCCTGCGCTCCGCCACCGGAGCCGACCCCGCTCCCGCCACGAGCGGTGACTCGCCGGTGACGAACGTCAGTTGGCTCGACGCGATCGACATGTGCAACGCCATCTCGGCGCGTTCCGGTCTGAACCCGGTCTACACCCGCGACGCGGACGGCGGCGAGGTGACATGCGACTGGAACGCCGACGGCTACCGCCTGCCGACGGAGGCCGAGTGGCAGTACGCGTGCAAGGCGGGAACCGAGGGGTACCGGTACGGGGCGATCGACGACATCGCCTGGTACGCGGACAACTCCGGGGGCGGAGTCCGCGACGTCGGCGGAAAGGCGCCCAACGCGTGGGGGTTGCACGACATGCTCGGCAACGTCTGGGAGTGGTGCTGGGACCTTTACGACGAGGAGGTCTACGGCGCGTACCGCATCTTCCGCGGTGGTGGCTGGGCCGAGTCGGAGCGTGGCTGCGGGGCCTCCGTGCGTCGGCGCAGCCACCCGACGTTCGCCATCGACGACCTCGGGTTCCGGCTGGCCCGCACCGTGTGA